DNA sequence from the Novosphingobium sp. IK01 genome:
CCGGAAGCGATATGATCGCGTGCCTTGCGGAGCTTGTCGGGTGTGACCACTGGCCGACGCCCGCCGGGACGGCCTCGCTCGCGAGCAGCCTTGAGGCCGGCATGGGTGCGTTCCCGGATCAGATCGCGCTCGAATTGGGCAAGCGAGCCGAAGATGTTGAACACCAGCATCCCGCCGGAAGTGGTGGTGTCGATGTTTTCGGTGAGCGAGCGGAACCCGATGCCGCGCGCCGCCAGCTCGCCGACTTTCTCGATCAGATGGCTCATGGAGCGGCCAAGACGATCGAGTTTCCAGACCACCAGCGTGTCACCGCTGCGCAGATAGGCGAGCGCTTCGGTCAAACCAGGCCGATCGGCCTTCGCCCCTGATGCGTGATCGTTGAATATACGGTCGCACCCGGCATTGTTCAGCGCGTCGAGCTGAAGCGAGAGCTTTTGGTCTGCGGTCGAGACTCGCGCATAGCCGATCAGCGCCACAGACTGTCCGATCCTGTCCGTTTTCCCGTCATTATGCAATCTTGTCCGAATCGCCGTTGCAGGTCCAGAGTTAACGGACATATTCCTGTTGGCCGCCAGAGGACCGTCTGACGGACAAGGGTGAGGAAGGAGATCATGCTTGGCGAGACGGCGACTGGTGAGCCCGGAAATCTGGGCGGGGCATTATAGCGCGCCGCTCGATGAGCGTGAGATTGCGCGGCACTATACGCTGACC
Encoded proteins:
- a CDS encoding recombinase family protein, with the protein product MALIGYARVSTADQKLSLQLDALNNAGCDRIFNDHASGAKADRPGLTEALAYLRSGDTLVVWKLDRLGRSMSHLIEKVGELAARGIGFRSLTENIDTTTSGGMLVFNIFGSLAQFERDLIRERTHAGLKAARERGRPGGRRPVVTPDKLRKARDHIASGLTVREAAARLKIGKTALYKALEATEKDAKPKRSRSVHP